From the Manis pentadactyla isolate mManPen7 chromosome 7, mManPen7.hap1, whole genome shotgun sequence genome, one window contains:
- the TFPI2 gene encoding tissue factor pathway inhibitor 2 isoform X1 produces the protein MNPACPLGLWLLPLLLMGTVLGAAAQVLPGNNAETCLLAPDEGPCRARIPSYYYDRYTQSCRQFMYGGCEGNANNFETWAACDEACWRIEKVPKICRLEVTEGQCEESREEYFFNLSSMTCEKFVSGRCHSNENRFPDEATCMGFCVPRRSPSFCYSPKDEGLCSANMTRYYFNPRHKACEAFTYTGCGGNNNNFVNMKACKQVCIKALKKEKKKKVPKLLDRKKLNMRKKKF, from the exons ATGAACCCTGCGTGCCCCCTCGGGCTGTGGCTTCTGCCTTTGCTCCTGATGGGGACGGTGCTGGGCGCTGCGGCTCAGGTGCTGCCAG GAAACAACGCGGAGACCTGCCTCCTGGCCCCGGACGAAGGGCCCTGCCGAGCCCGCATCCCCAGTTACTACTACGACAGGTACACGCAGAGCTGCCGCCAGTTCATGTACGGGGGCTGCGAGGGCAACGCCAACAATTTCGAAACCTGGGCAGCTTGTGATGAAGCTTGCTGGAGGATAGAGA AAGTCCCCAAAATTTGCCGGTTGGAAGTCACTGAGGGGCAGTGTGAGGAGTCCAGAGAAGAGTATTTCTTCAATCTAAGTTCCATGACATGTGAAAAATTCGTATCTGGCAGGTGTCACAGCAATGAAAACCGGTTCCCAGATGAAGCTACTTGTATGGGCTTCTGTGTGCCAAGGAGAA GTCCATCATTTTGCTACAGTCCAAAAGATGAGGGACTATGCTCTGCTAATATGACTCGCTATTATTTTAATCCAAGACACAAAGCCTGTGAGGCCTTCACCTATACTGGCTGTGGAGGGAATAACAATAACTTTGTTAACATGAAGGCCTGCAAACAAGTTTGTATAAAAG ccttgaagaaggaaaagaagaagaaggtgCCAAAGCTTCTTGACAGAAAAAAGTTGAATATGCGGAAGAAGAAAttttaa
- the TFPI2 gene encoding tissue factor pathway inhibitor 2 isoform X2 produces MNPACPLGLWLLPLLLMGTVLGAAAQVLPGNNAETCLLAPDEGPCRARIPSYYYDRYTQSCRQFMYGGCEGNANNFETWAACDEACWRIEKVPKICRLEVTEGQCEESREEYFFNLSSMTCEKFVSGRCHSNENRFPDEATCMGFCVPRRSPSFCYSPKDEGLCSANMTRYYFNPRHKACEAFTYTGCGGNNNNFVNMKACKQVCIKGETKQCMRANHS; encoded by the exons ATGAACCCTGCGTGCCCCCTCGGGCTGTGGCTTCTGCCTTTGCTCCTGATGGGGACGGTGCTGGGCGCTGCGGCTCAGGTGCTGCCAG GAAACAACGCGGAGACCTGCCTCCTGGCCCCGGACGAAGGGCCCTGCCGAGCCCGCATCCCCAGTTACTACTACGACAGGTACACGCAGAGCTGCCGCCAGTTCATGTACGGGGGCTGCGAGGGCAACGCCAACAATTTCGAAACCTGGGCAGCTTGTGATGAAGCTTGCTGGAGGATAGAGA AAGTCCCCAAAATTTGCCGGTTGGAAGTCACTGAGGGGCAGTGTGAGGAGTCCAGAGAAGAGTATTTCTTCAATCTAAGTTCCATGACATGTGAAAAATTCGTATCTGGCAGGTGTCACAGCAATGAAAACCGGTTCCCAGATGAAGCTACTTGTATGGGCTTCTGTGTGCCAAGGAGAA GTCCATCATTTTGCTACAGTCCAAAAGATGAGGGACTATGCTCTGCTAATATGACTCGCTATTATTTTAATCCAAGACACAAAGCCTGTGAGGCCTTCACCTATACTGGCTGTGGAGGGAATAACAATAACTTTGTTAACATGAAGGCCTGCAAACAAGTTTGTATAAAAG GGGAAACTAAACAGTGTATGAGAGCAAATCATTCATAG